In Rhizobium sp. N324, a single genomic region encodes these proteins:
- a CDS encoding LysE family translocator: MDFLPSLSTLVAFAAATLLLAATPGPDMTLSISRSLTQGKKAALFVVIGTSLGIVVHTMLVAFGISALIIASPTAFLILKTGGAAYLFWLAVQAIRFGSKLTVAKVEEQKGTALSNISSGFWVNLLNPKVIIFFMTFLPQFVSAGDPAVTQKLLFLGLCFILFAMPVNAAVVLAADRLASWLQNNRKVLRGMDYTFAGVFSIFAAKILLAQAR, translated from the coding sequence ATGGATTTCCTGCCGAGCCTCTCGACCCTTGTGGCCTTTGCCGCCGCGACGCTGCTGCTCGCGGCGACGCCCGGTCCCGACATGACGCTGTCGATCAGCCGTTCGCTGACTCAGGGCAAAAAAGCGGCTCTTTTCGTCGTCATCGGCACCAGCCTCGGCATCGTCGTCCACACCATGCTGGTCGCCTTCGGCATTTCGGCGCTGATCATCGCCTCGCCGACGGCCTTCCTGATCCTGAAGACCGGTGGCGCTGCCTATCTGTTCTGGCTCGCCGTGCAGGCGATCCGCTTCGGCTCGAAGCTCACTGTCGCCAAGGTCGAGGAGCAGAAGGGGACGGCGCTTTCGAACATCTCGTCCGGCTTCTGGGTCAATCTTCTGAACCCGAAGGTCATCATCTTCTTCATGACCTTCCTGCCGCAGTTCGTCAGCGCCGGCGATCCCGCCGTCACGCAGAAGCTGCTTTTCCTTGGGCTTTGTTTCATCCTGTTCGCCATGCCGGTCAATGCCGCCGTGGTCCTTGCCGCCGATCGGCTGGCCTCCTGGCTGCAGAACAACAGGAAGGTGCTGCGCGGCATGGACTATACCTTCGCTGGCGTCTTCTCGATCTTCGCCGCGAAGATCCTGCTCGCGCAGGCGAGATGA
- a CDS encoding ABC transporter ATP-binding protein, giving the protein MISVKDIQVVFGRGTPLQKQALNGVSLTIEQGSFVTVIGSNGAGKSTLLGVLAGDVLPSEGQVLIGKNEVTRKSTASRAGLVARVFQDPLTGSCGSLSIEENLALAARRGERRGLAPALAGKRRLYFKERIAELNLGLENRLQDRMDLLSGGQRQAVSLVMATLAGSEVLLLDEHTAALDPGMAEFVMNLTQRIVSERKLTTMMVTHSMRQALDYGHRTIMLHGGEIVLDVAGDNRKNLQVEDLIAMFRKMRGQTLDDDALLIG; this is encoded by the coding sequence ATGATCAGCGTCAAGGACATCCAGGTCGTTTTCGGGCGCGGCACGCCGCTGCAGAAGCAGGCGCTGAACGGCGTCAGCCTGACCATCGAGCAGGGCTCCTTCGTTACCGTCATCGGCTCCAACGGTGCCGGCAAATCGACGCTGCTCGGCGTGCTCGCCGGCGACGTCCTGCCGAGCGAGGGACAGGTGCTGATCGGCAAGAACGAGGTGACGCGCAAGTCGACGGCATCACGCGCCGGTCTGGTTGCGCGCGTCTTCCAGGATCCGCTGACGGGAAGCTGCGGTTCGCTGTCGATCGAGGAAAATCTCGCTCTCGCCGCCCGACGCGGCGAAAGGCGCGGGCTTGCGCCGGCGCTCGCCGGCAAGAGGCGCCTTTATTTCAAGGAGCGGATCGCCGAACTCAATCTCGGGCTGGAGAACCGGCTGCAGGACCGCATGGATCTGCTCTCCGGCGGGCAGCGTCAGGCGGTTTCGCTCGTCATGGCAACCCTTGCCGGCTCGGAGGTGCTCCTGCTTGACGAACATACGGCGGCGCTCGATCCCGGGATGGCCGAATTCGTGATGAACCTGACGCAGAGGATCGTCTCCGAGCGCAAGCTGACGACGATGATGGTGACGCATTCCATGCGCCAGGCGCTGGATTACGGCCACCGCACGATCATGCTGCATGGCGGCGAGATCGTTCTCGATGTCGCGGGCGACAACAGAAAGAACCTGCAGGTCGAGGATCTGATCGCGATGTTCCGCAAGATGCGCGGCCAGACGCTCGATGACGATGCTTTGCTGATCGGATGA
- a CDS encoding ABC transporter permease: MSQIAFWGAVELGLVYSFVALGVYLAFRILDFPDLTVDGSFPLGAAVTAVLIIAGVNAWLAAVVAMAAGAAAGMVTALLNVRFKILNLLASILTMIALFSVNLRVMGKPNVALINADTMISPFFGHGLRDFYVRPLFVGVLVIVALVLVWRFLESDAGLAMRATGANARMARAQGVDTSRQIYLGMAISNALVAFGGALFAQTNGFADVTSGVGTIVVGLAAVIIGETLLGRRGLLIALIGCVLGSILYRIAIQLALSSDVIGLQASDLNFVTAVLVTVALILPRLRGGAAS; encoded by the coding sequence TTGAGCCAAATTGCATTCTGGGGGGCCGTCGAACTCGGACTGGTCTATTCCTTCGTCGCCCTTGGCGTCTATCTCGCCTTCCGCATTCTCGACTTTCCCGATCTGACGGTCGACGGCTCGTTCCCGCTTGGTGCTGCGGTGACCGCGGTGCTGATCATTGCCGGCGTCAATGCCTGGCTTGCGGCAGTGGTCGCCATGGCGGCGGGTGCGGCCGCGGGCATGGTGACGGCGCTGCTCAACGTGCGCTTCAAGATCCTCAATCTGCTCGCCTCGATCCTGACGATGATCGCGCTGTTTTCCGTCAATCTGCGCGTGATGGGCAAACCCAACGTCGCCCTCATCAATGCCGATACGATGATCAGCCCGTTCTTCGGGCATGGCCTGCGCGATTTCTACGTACGGCCGCTGTTTGTCGGCGTTCTCGTGATCGTCGCCCTCGTCCTGGTCTGGCGCTTCCTGGAAAGTGATGCGGGGCTTGCGATGCGGGCGACCGGCGCCAATGCGCGAATGGCGCGGGCCCAGGGCGTCGATACCAGCCGGCAGATCTATCTCGGCATGGCGATCTCGAATGCGCTGGTGGCGTTCGGCGGCGCGCTATTTGCCCAGACGAACGGTTTTGCCGACGTCACCTCGGGTGTCGGCACGATCGTCGTCGGTCTGGCCGCCGTCATCATCGGCGAGACGCTGCTTGGTCGCCGCGGCCTGTTGATCGCGTTGATCGGCTGCGTGCTCGGCTCGATCCTCTATCGCATCGCGATCCAGCTGGCGCTGTCCAGCGACGTCATCGGCCTGCAGGCCTCCGACCTCAATTTCGTGACGGCGGTGCTGGTCACCGTGGCGCTCATCCTTCCCCGTCTTCGCGGAGGTGCCGCATCATGA
- a CDS encoding ABC transporter substrate-binding protein: MRPIFLALAASLALSLPAKADNVTVAVTAIVEHPALDAARKGVLDALTAAGYKEGENLKFVFESAQGNPATAAQIARQFAGDEPNVIVPISTPSAQAVVSSTRDIPVVFTAVSDPLGAQLVKNMDKPGGNVTGLSDMSPVAEHLALIKEILPDVKTIGYLYNSGEANSVSLLAVLKAEADKAGLKVVESAATKSAEVQGAARALVGRADAIYIPTDNTIISALEGAVAVAEESKLPLFTADTDSVSRGSVAALGFNYYDVGKQTGDIVVRVLKGENPGDIAVKTAAGSDLVVNKAAAAKMGVTLPQSVLSRANKVIE; this comes from the coding sequence ATGCGCCCGATTTTTCTCGCACTTGCCGCCAGTTTGGCCCTTTCCCTGCCCGCGAAGGCTGACAACGTCACGGTTGCCGTGACGGCGATCGTCGAGCACCCGGCGCTGGATGCAGCCCGCAAGGGCGTTCTCGATGCGCTGACGGCGGCCGGCTACAAGGAGGGCGAGAACCTGAAATTCGTGTTCGAGTCGGCGCAGGGCAATCCGGCGACGGCGGCTCAGATCGCCCGCCAGTTCGCCGGCGACGAGCCGAATGTCATCGTGCCGATCTCCACGCCCTCAGCCCAGGCAGTCGTCTCCTCGACGCGCGACATTCCGGTCGTCTTCACCGCGGTCTCCGATCCGCTCGGCGCCCAGCTCGTCAAGAACATGGACAAACCAGGCGGCAACGTCACCGGCCTCTCCGACATGTCGCCGGTCGCCGAGCATCTGGCGCTGATCAAGGAAATCCTGCCCGATGTGAAAACCATCGGTTATCTCTACAACTCCGGCGAGGCGAATTCCGTTTCGCTGCTCGCCGTGCTGAAGGCCGAAGCCGACAAGGCCGGCCTGAAGGTTGTGGAATCGGCGGCCACCAAATCGGCCGAGGTCCAGGGTGCGGCCCGCGCCCTCGTCGGCCGTGCCGACGCGATCTACATCCCGACTGACAATACGATCATCTCGGCGCTCGAAGGCGCCGTCGCGGTTGCCGAAGAGAGCAAGCTGCCGCTCTTCACCGCCGATACGGATTCGGTTTCGCGCGGTTCGGTCGCCGCCCTCGGCTTCAACTATTACGATGTCGGCAAGCAGACGGGCGACATTGTCGTGCGGGTGCTGAAGGGCGAAAACCCCGGCGATATCGCGGTCAAGACCGCTGCCGGCAGCGATCTCGTCGTCAACAAGGCAGCGGCCGCCAAGATGGGCGTCACCCTGCCGCAGAGCGTGCTTTCCCGCGCCAACAAGGTCATCGAATAA
- the rlmN gene encoding 23S rRNA (adenine(2503)-C(2))-methyltransferase RlmN: MSVMDAIVVTKPQAHTSASVEKPSLIGLSREEMGATLREKGVAEKQIKMRVAQLWNWIYVRGVSDFDHMTNVAKDMREMLKQHFTIARPEIVEEQVSNDGTRKWLLRFPPRGAGRPVEIEAVYIPEEGRGTLCISSQVGCTLTCSFCHTGTQRLVRNLTAEEILSQLLLARDRLGDFPDREAPQGTIMPAEGRKVSNIVMMGMGEPLYNFDAVKQALLIATDGDGLSLSRRRVTLSTSGVVPEIFRTGDEIGVMLAISLHAVRDDLRDILVPINKKYPLKELIEACKAYPGLSNARRITFEYVMLKDVNDSLEDAKGLIKLLKGVPAKINLIPFNPWPGTNYQCSDWEQIEKFADFINSAGYASPIRTPRGRDILAACGQLKSESERMRKTERLAFEAMMIANHGADD, from the coding sequence ATGTCCGTCATGGATGCGATCGTTGTCACCAAGCCGCAGGCGCACACGTCTGCCAGCGTCGAAAAGCCGTCCCTGATCGGGCTTTCACGTGAGGAGATGGGGGCGACGCTTCGGGAAAAGGGCGTGGCCGAGAAGCAGATCAAGATGCGCGTCGCGCAGCTGTGGAACTGGATCTATGTGCGCGGCGTCTCCGATTTCGACCATATGACGAATGTCGCCAAGGACATGCGCGAGATGCTGAAGCAGCATTTCACCATCGCGCGTCCGGAGATCGTCGAGGAGCAGGTCTCCAATGACGGCACGCGCAAATGGCTGCTGCGTTTCCCCCCGCGGGGCGCCGGCCGCCCGGTCGAGATCGAAGCCGTCTATATCCCGGAAGAGGGCCGCGGCACGCTCTGCATCTCCAGCCAGGTCGGCTGCACGCTCACCTGTTCCTTCTGTCATACGGGCACGCAGCGGCTGGTGCGCAACCTGACGGCTGAGGAAATTCTGTCGCAGCTGCTGCTTGCCCGCGACCGGCTCGGCGACTTCCCGGATCGTGAAGCGCCGCAGGGTACGATCATGCCTGCCGAGGGCCGCAAGGTCAGCAACATCGTGATGATGGGCATGGGCGAACCGCTCTATAATTTCGATGCCGTCAAGCAGGCGTTGCTGATCGCCACGGACGGTGACGGCCTGTCGCTCTCCAGGCGTCGGGTGACGCTGTCCACCTCCGGTGTCGTGCCGGAAATCTTCCGCACCGGCGATGAGATTGGCGTCATGCTGGCGATCTCGCTGCATGCGGTGCGCGACGACCTGCGCGACATTCTGGTGCCGATCAACAAGAAGTATCCGTTGAAGGAGCTGATCGAGGCGTGCAAGGCCTATCCCGGTCTCTCCAATGCGCGGCGCATTACCTTCGAATATGTGATGCTGAAGGACGTCAACGACAGCCTGGAAGACGCCAAGGGGCTGATCAAGCTGTTGAAGGGCGTGCCGGCGAAGATCAACCTCATTCCGTTCAATCCCTGGCCGGGCACCAACTACCAGTGTTCCGACTGGGAGCAGATCGAGAAGTTCGCCGATTTCATCAATTCGGCCGGTTACGCTTCGCCGATCCGTACGCCGCGCGGCCGCGATATTCTTGCCGCCTGCGGCCAGCTGAAATCAGAGTCCGAACGCATGCGCAAGACCGAGCGTCTGGCCTTCGAAGCGATGATGATCGCCAATCACGGGGCCGACGACTGA
- a CDS encoding invasion associated locus B family protein, translating into MFVKSIVSALALTLAMAGVAAAQQAAAPNRIQQFQAWGAYSYKSGSSTVCYVLSVPTAKQPASVDHGDNFFIVSQRPGQNISYEPQAMMGYTVKENSKINVVIDNKTFVMFTKDKAGWVENAAQEPALVAAMKTGHSMTVNAVSRKGTGTSYSYSLSGISAALKQIESCK; encoded by the coding sequence ATGTTTGTAAAAAGTATCGTATCCGCTCTCGCACTCACCCTTGCCATGGCCGGAGTTGCGGCAGCGCAGCAGGCCGCCGCGCCGAACCGCATCCAGCAGTTCCAGGCATGGGGCGCCTATTCTTACAAGTCGGGCAGCAGCACCGTCTGCTACGTGCTGTCCGTTCCGACGGCAAAGCAGCCGGCAAGCGTCGACCATGGCGATAACTTTTTCATCGTCTCGCAGCGCCCGGGCCAGAACATCTCCTACGAACCGCAGGCGATGATGGGTTACACGGTGAAGGAAAATTCGAAGATCAATGTCGTCATCGACAATAAGACCTTCGTGATGTTCACCAAGGACAAGGCCGGCTGGGTCGAGAATGCGGCGCAGGAGCCCGCCCTCGTCGCTGCGATGAAGACCGGTCATTCGATGACGGTGAATGCCGTCTCGCGCAAGGGCACCGGCACGTCCTACAGCTATTCGCTCTCCGGCATCTCGGCTGCGCTGAAGCAGATCGAAAGCTGCAAGTAA
- a CDS encoding sigma-70 family RNA polymerase sigma factor, whose amino-acid sequence MDAEERQRFAALAKAVARDRDQQAFSILFDYFAPRLKAWLMRQKMTNAEAEELVQEIMIVLWHKADLYDATRSSLSTWLFRIARNRRIDQQRRANTRIFDETDPALQPPAEIGAEEIVANDDRDARIRAAVGQLPEEQRDMLRAAFFLGQSHSEIAEATGLPLGTVKSRIRLAFGKLRKVLERENA is encoded by the coding sequence ATGGATGCCGAGGAAAGACAGCGTTTCGCTGCCCTCGCGAAGGCCGTCGCCAGGGATCGCGACCAGCAGGCCTTTTCCATCCTGTTCGACTATTTCGCACCCCGGCTGAAAGCCTGGCTGATGCGCCAGAAGATGACGAATGCCGAGGCCGAGGAGCTGGTGCAGGAGATCATGATCGTGCTTTGGCACAAGGCGGATCTCTACGATGCGACGCGATCCTCACTCTCGACCTGGCTTTTCCGCATTGCCCGCAATCGCCGCATCGACCAGCAGCGCCGTGCCAACACCCGCATCTTCGACGAAACCGACCCGGCCCTGCAGCCGCCGGCCGAGATCGGCGCCGAAGAAATCGTCGCCAATGACGATCGCGACGCCAGGATACGCGCCGCCGTCGGCCAATTGCCGGAAGAGCAGCGCGACATGCTGCGCGCCGCCTTCTTCCTCGGTCAATCGCATTCGGAGATCGCCGAAGCGACCGGGCTGCCGCTCGGCACGGTGAAATCGCGTATCCGGCTCGCCTTCGGCAAACTCCGCAAGGTGCTGGAGCGCGAAAACGCTTAA
- a CDS encoding YkvA family protein, translating into MDEVKFGEILLPGDEDTQSRREKTVRQKFWPTFRRAVRQIPFSRDVVAGFYCALDPQTPTKVRGVLLAALAYFVMPIDMIPDVFAVIGFSDDIAVLSAAFAMVRGHIRPGHYEAADRVLADRTEETMKTI; encoded by the coding sequence ATGGACGAGGTCAAATTCGGGGAAATCCTGTTGCCAGGCGACGAGGACACCCAGAGCCGGCGGGAGAAGACGGTCAGGCAGAAATTCTGGCCGACCTTCCGCCGCGCCGTGCGGCAAATTCCGTTCTCACGCGATGTCGTTGCCGGTTTCTACTGCGCGCTCGATCCGCAGACGCCGACGAAGGTGCGCGGCGTGCTGCTTGCGGCACTCGCTTATTTCGTCATGCCGATCGACATGATCCCGGATGTTTTCGCCGTCATCGGCTTCTCCGACGACATCGCCGTGCTCTCGGCCGCCTTCGCCATGGTGCGCGGCCATATCCGCCCGGGCCATTATGAGGCGGCCGACCGCGTTCTGGCCGACCGGACTGAGGAAACGATGAAAACCATTTAA
- a CDS encoding 4a-hydroxytetrahydrobiopterin dehydratase: MKMERLERAPIEAEMAGLTGWALNDAASSISKTFKFANFVEAFGFMTEAAIRAEKLNHHPEWFNVYSRVDVTLNTHDAGGLTQLDFKLAKAMDKAAARRGV, encoded by the coding sequence ATGAAAATGGAAAGACTGGAACGGGCACCGATCGAGGCTGAAATGGCTGGGCTTACAGGCTGGGCGCTCAACGATGCGGCTTCCTCGATATCGAAGACGTTCAAGTTTGCAAACTTTGTCGAGGCTTTCGGCTTCATGACCGAAGCAGCGATTAGGGCGGAGAAGCTCAACCACCATCCTGAATGGTTCAACGTCTATTCCAGGGTGGATGTGACGCTGAATACGCATGATGCCGGCGGCCTGACGCAGCTGGATTTCAAGCTCGCCAAGGCGATGGACAAGGCCGCGGCCCGACGCGGCGTCTAA
- the thpR gene encoding RNA 2',3'-cyclic phosphodiesterase has product MPRLFTALEIPRNAAMSLSLLRGGLPGARWIDVENYHITLRFIGDVDGRTADEIVERLDRIDRPEFQFRLEGIGSFGSKKPHSVWAGVSQSPEMYALQGEIERICQRIGLPPDPRKFTPHVTLARLKSSRLDDVVQYLAGRGNFHTSTFTAPRFVLLSSRESVGGGPYLTEEVFPLHEARSVPSASSRLLQPVKSLV; this is encoded by the coding sequence ATGCCGAGACTGTTTACCGCCCTCGAAATTCCGCGCAATGCGGCGATGAGCCTTTCATTGCTGCGCGGTGGCCTCCCCGGAGCACGATGGATCGATGTGGAGAATTACCACATCACCCTGCGCTTTATCGGTGATGTCGACGGCCGCACGGCCGATGAAATAGTAGAACGCCTCGACCGGATCGATCGGCCGGAATTCCAATTCCGGCTTGAAGGCATCGGTTCCTTCGGCTCGAAGAAACCGCATTCGGTCTGGGCCGGCGTTTCTCAATCGCCGGAGATGTATGCCCTGCAGGGCGAGATCGAGCGGATCTGCCAGCGCATCGGGCTGCCGCCGGATCCCCGCAAATTCACGCCGCATGTCACGCTGGCACGGCTCAAATCCTCGCGGCTCGACGATGTCGTGCAATATCTCGCCGGACGCGGCAATTTCCACACGTCAACCTTCACGGCGCCGCGTTTTGTGCTGCTGTCGTCGCGCGAATCGGTCGGCGGCGGGCCCTACCTCACCGAGGAAGTGTTCCCGCTGCACGAGGCGCGCTCGGTGCCCAGCGCTTCGAGCAGGCTGCTGCAGCCGGTCAAGAGCCTGGTATAG
- a CDS encoding arylesterase, which yields MRFKVAALQFTVIAVSLIFAATANARTINLVGFGDSLMAGYQLPPGDGFPEKLQVALKAKGLDVTIANAGVSGDTTAGGLARIDWSVPDGTDGVILELGANDALRGIPPEESEKNLDQMITRLKERGIAVLLVGMMAPPNMGADYAARFNPIYRKLSEKHGVQLYAFFLDGVALDAGLKLDDGMHPNAKGVDVMVQKMEADVTNFVGTISSVKK from the coding sequence ATGAGATTTAAAGTTGCCGCGCTTCAATTCACCGTCATTGCCGTCTCGCTGATCTTTGCCGCCACAGCCAATGCCCGGACGATCAATCTCGTCGGTTTTGGGGACAGTTTGATGGCGGGCTACCAATTGCCGCCCGGCGACGGCTTTCCGGAAAAGCTGCAGGTCGCCCTGAAGGCGAAGGGTCTCGACGTCACTATTGCCAATGCCGGGGTCTCCGGCGACACGACGGCAGGCGGGCTTGCGCGCATCGACTGGTCGGTGCCCGACGGCACCGACGGCGTCATCCTGGAGCTCGGCGCCAACGATGCGCTGCGTGGTATCCCGCCTGAAGAAAGCGAGAAAAATCTCGACCAGATGATAACGCGGCTGAAGGAGCGCGGCATTGCCGTGCTGCTGGTCGGCATGATGGCGCCGCCCAACATGGGGGCGGATTATGCTGCACGCTTCAATCCGATTTATCGGAAACTTTCGGAGAAACACGGAGTTCAGCTATATGCCTTCTTTCTCGACGGCGTGGCGCTCGATGCGGGGCTTAAACTCGACGACGGCATGCATCCGAATGCGAAGGGCGTGGATGTCATGGTTCAGAAGATGGAAGCCGATGTCACAAATTTCGTCGGGACGATTTCTTCTGTGAAGAAATAG
- a CDS encoding ABC transporter ATP-binding protein, producing MAKTIIELKGADLTLGSAAASVHVLKGIDLDITAGESVGIVGPSGSGKSTLLMVLAGLEKLDSGEININDTPLHALSEDQVADFRGRNIGIVFQSFHLIANMTALENVAVPLELANVGNAFEIAHRELKSVGLGERLNHYPGQLSGGEQQRVAIARALAPSPALLIADEPTGNLDTETGRQIADLLFSKQAERGMTLLLVTHDVSLANRCSRQIRVRSGRIEGDSTARRSEAAIA from the coding sequence TTGGCAAAAACCATCATCGAGTTGAAGGGCGCCGATCTGACGCTTGGCAGTGCGGCCGCTTCCGTGCATGTGCTGAAGGGCATCGATCTCGATATCACGGCGGGTGAATCCGTCGGCATCGTCGGTCCCTCCGGCTCCGGCAAGTCGACCCTGCTGATGGTGCTTGCCGGGCTGGAGAAGCTCGACAGCGGCGAAATCAACATCAACGACACACCGCTCCACGCGCTGAGCGAGGATCAGGTCGCCGATTTCCGCGGCCGCAACATCGGCATCGTCTTCCAGTCCTTCCACCTGATCGCCAACATGACGGCGCTGGAAAACGTTGCCGTGCCGCTCGAGCTCGCCAATGTCGGCAACGCCTTCGAGATCGCCCACCGCGAGCTGAAATCGGTCGGCCTCGGCGAACGGCTGAACCACTATCCCGGCCAGCTTTCCGGCGGCGAACAGCAGCGCGTGGCGATCGCCAGGGCGCTCGCCCCCTCGCCCGCCTTGCTGATCGCCGACGAGCCGACAGGCAATCTCGATACCGAGACCGGCCGCCAGATCGCCGACCTGCTGTTTTCGAAGCAGGCCGAGCGCGGCATGACGCTGCTGCTTGTCACCCACGACGTCTCGCTGGCAAACCGCTGCTCGCGCCAGATTCGCGTCCGTTCCGGCAGGATCGAAGGCGACAGCACCGCCCGCCGCAGCGAGGCGGCCATCGCATGA